The Streptomyces sp. NBC_00576 genome contains the following window.
TGGTCGGGCGCCGGGGACGCGGGACAGTAAACGCCACCCATGCGACAGGCGCCACACCAAGGACCGAAATTCAGCCCATGAACGCGCGTGAACGCTCATGAACACCGCCGGTCCGGCTCCCCGTCAGGTATGCAGGACGCATGACGGAGAAACCGGACCAGGTGCCGGACCAGATGGCAGGGCTGCTGCTCGCAGCGGGAGGGGGTCGACGGCTCGGCGGGCGGCCCAAAGCCCTGCTCGAGCACCGCGGACGCCTTCTCATCGAACACGCGGCCGATGCCCTGCGCGCGGCGGGCTGCGGCCCGGTACATGTCGTCCTGGGGGCGCGGGCCGACGACGTACGGAAGCTGGCCGTCCTGCCCGGGTGCGTCCTGGTGGACAACCCGGAGTGGGCGGAGGGCATGGGGTCCTCGCTGCGGGCTGGGCTGGCGTCCCTGCGCGGCACGGGAGCCCGCGCCTGCCTCGTCTCGCTGGTCGACCAGCCGGGCATCGGACCGGAGGCCATGGCTCGCGTCCTCGCCGCGTACACCTCCGAGGAGTCCCTGGCGGCGGCCTCGTACGACGGAAAACGCGGGCATCCGGTGCTGTTCGGCTCGGCCCACTGGGCGGGCGTAGCGGCGGCCGCGGTCGGCGACCGCGGCGCCCGCGACTATCTCAGGGCCCACGACGACGCGATCACCCTCGTCGAGTGCGGTGACGTGGCCCTGCCGTACGACATCGACACGCCGACCGACCTGGACCGCCTGGAGTGACGGCTTCTCGTCACGAAGAATCTCGACGTCAACAAATTATTGAACTTCCACGATGAGGAAACTAGCATCCACTGATCAGAAACATCCGTGCCATGCAGTCCAGAGCAGCCCACAGCAACCCACATCAGCCCGCTGAAGGAAGTGACCGCTCATGTCCGCACCAGCGCCGTCCCCGCTGGCCATCGTCGACGCCGAGCCCCTGCCCCGGCAGGAGGAGGTGCTCACCGACGCGGCACTCGCCTTCGTGGCCGAACTGCACAGGCGGTTCACGCCCCGGCGTGACGAGCTCCTCGCGCGCCGTGCGGAGCGCCGCGCCGAGATCGCCCGCACCTCGACCCTGGACTTCCTCCCCGAGACGGCCGCGATCCGCGCCGACGACTCGTGGCGGGTCGCGCCCTCCCCCGCGGCCCTGAACGACCGGCGCGTCGAGATCACCGGCCCGACCGACCGCAAGATGACGATCAACGCCCTCAACTCGGGCGCGAAGATCTGGCTGGCGGACTTCGAGGACGCCTCGGCGCCGACCTGGGAGAACGTGGTCCTCGGTCAGGTCAACCTGGCCGACGCCTACACGCGGAACATCGACTTCACCGACCCGAAGAGCAGCAAGTCGTACGCCCTCAAGGCCGATGCCGAACTCGCGACCGTTGTCATGCGGCCCCGCGGCTGGCACCTCAACGAGCGCCATCTCCAGCTCGACGGGGAGCAGGTGCCCGGCGCCCTCGTCGACTTCGGTCTCTACTTCTTCCACAACGCGCAGCGGCTCATCGACCTCGGCAAGGGCCCGTACTTCTACCTCCCCAAGACCGAGTCGCACCTCGAAGCCCGCCTGTGGAACGACGTGTTCGTCTTCGCGCAGGACTACGTCGGCATCCCGCAGGGCACCGTCCGCGCGACCGTCCTCATCGAGACGATCACGGCCGCGTACGAGATGGAGGAGATCCTCTACGAACTCCGCGACCACGCCTCGGGGTTGAACGCGGGCCGCTGGGACTATCTGTTCTCCATCGTCAAGAACTTCCGTGACGGCGGCGCCAAGTTCGTCCTCCCGGACCGCAACGCCGTGACGATGACAGCCCCGTTCATGCGCGCCTACACCGAACTCCTCGTCCGCACCTGCCACAAGCGCGGCGCGCACGCGATCGGCGGCATGGCGGCGTTCATCCCGTCCCGGCGCGACGAAGAGGTCAACAAGGTCGCCTTCGAGAAGGTCAAGGCCGACAAGGACCGTGAGGCCGGTGACGGTTTCGACGGCTCCTGGGTCGCCCACCCGGACCTCGTCCCGATCGCCATGGCCTCCTTCGACGCGGTCCTCGGCGACCGGCCGAACCAGAAGGACCGCCTGCGCGAGGACGTCCACGTCGAGGCCGCCGATCTGATCGCCGTCGACTCGCTCAAGGCCAGTCCGACGTACGACGGACTGGTCAACGCCGTGCAGGTCGGCATCCGTTACATCGAGGCGTGGCTGCGTGGGCTCGGCGCGGTCGCCATCTTCAACCTCATGGAGGACGCGGCCACCGCGGAGATCTCCCGCTCGCAGATCTGGCAGTGGATCAACGCGGGTGTCGAGTTCGAGCACGCGGGAAGCACCGTGACGGCCACCCCGGAGCTGGCCCGCAAGGTCGCCGCCGAGGAACTCGCCGACATCCGCGCCGAGATCGGCGAGGAGGCTTTCGCGGCCGGCCACTGGCAGCAGGCCCACGACCTGCTCCTCACGGTCGCCCTCGACGACGACTACGCGGACTTCCTGACCCTGCCGGCGTACGAGCAGCTCAACGGCTAGTCACAGCACGGAAGTTGCTTACTTCTCCGAGTGGCCCAGGGACTTGTCCGGGGCCACTCGGTCGCGTACGAGCCGCTTCACCGCCGTCGGCTCGGGGAAGCCCTGCTCGCGCCGGTCCCAGACCACCTCGTCGTTCACGCGTACGACGAAGACGCCCCCGGTGCCGGGCCTGAGGGACAGTTCCGTCAGCTCGGTCTCGAAGGTCGTGAGGAGTTCCTGCGCCAGCCAGGCGGCGCGGGGCAGCCAGCGGCACTGGGTGCAGTACTCGATCTCCACGCGGTGCACGGCGTCCATCTCGATCTCCACCGTCTGTGTGTCCGTCATCCGAGATGCACCGACCAATCCTGTTCCGCCGCCGGTTTGCCGTGCAGGTCGGGGACCCGCTTGAGCCAGTTCGGCCGGTCTCGCTGTGTCTTCGCCGCACGTCGGGCGTCCTCGGCGGCCAGTTCCTCGTGGCCGGGGAAATCGGTGGGCAGCCAGGACTCCGATGCCTGCACGCGCGCGTGGAGGTACGTCACGTAGGCGTCCCGGACCTCGTCGGGGGTCGTGAAGTTCCCCTCGACCTCCAGCCAGGCGTCCGGTACCTCGGCCAGCACCTCGCGCAGCAGCTCCCGCGTCACGCGGGGCGCCAGTTCGGCGTCGGCGGCGCGGGTGTCCGGGGCGTAGCGGCCGAGGGCGTGGCGGCGGAAGTCGTAGGCCTTCTCCGGTGCCGACAGGTCCCACCTGTGGTGGAAGACGAGGGCTGCGCCATGGTCGATCAGCCACAGGCGCGGCGGTGCGATGCCGAACGTGGGCCAGACCATCAGGTTCGAGCTGTGCGTCGTACGGTCCACGTTGACGGTGAGGGCGTCCAGCCAGACGATCCGGCCCGCCTCCAGTGGATCGACGTCGAAGGAGGCCGCCGTCTCCGGGGTGAAGTCCTTCGCGCCCGGCAGGTAGTCCATGCCGAGGTTGAGGCCGGCGCTGGCGTGCAGCAGGTCCTGGACCTCCTGGTGGGGCTCGTGGGCGCCGGTGGCCGGGTCGAAGTGGACGAGGACCAGCTCGGGGAAGCGCAGCCCCAGGGCGCGGGCAAGTTCCCCGACGACCACCTCGGCGACCAGCGCCTTGCGGCCCTGCGCCGAGCCGGTGAACTTCACGACATACGTCCCCAGGTCGTCGGCCTCGACGACGCCGGGCACGGAGCCACCCGCCCGCAGAGGTTCGATGTAGCGGGTCGCGGTGACCTCTCTCATCATCTTCAAAAGCCCCACAGGTCGATCACCTTATATTTCACGGCGCTCCAATGCGGTCCAATCCGGGAAGACCTCCCCGCTCAGCCCTGGGGGAGAACCTGGGGAGTTTCGGCCGGCATGCTCGTCCCCCATTCTCCCCAGCAGCCCATGAAGTGAGCATAGTAACCAAGCGTGACAGCCGGGGACGAGTCCCGAGCCGTCGTGGAAGCCGTCCTCCGGCACCGCCTCCCACTGCCAGTCCTTCGCACCCTTGGCGCGCGGCGGAATGACGCCGGCCTTCTTCGCCCCTTCGGCAAGCGCACGGACTTCCCGTGCATGGGGTTCCTGGCGAGCCGCTTGTCGCCGACGGCAGCCTCCAGAATGCTCGACAGCTCGGACAAGATGCCACGCCGGTAATCGACCGAAGAGACTGTTGTCTCCAGCTTGGCCATGTACGCGCGCAGTTCGGCCGCCGTGATGTTCAGGAGCGGGAGTTCGCTCAGATACCCCATGTGGAACGGTAGCAACGGGGCGGTTGACGGAGAGTCCTTTCTCCGCCCACCCGTCGCCTTTGGTGATGTGGCGAGATGTCCGGGCAAGCTGCAGCGCGGCGCTGAGGACGGCGCTCAGTGTTCGTCGACTCGTCCCCCTCCCATCTCAGGAAGGGCGAGGGCGGCTTCGACGCGGTCCCAGGGGATCGCTTGCCCGCGTCGGCCTCCGAAGGCAGTGCCCGAAGCGCTCAGCGAGCGCGCCGCGTCCGGAACCCGACGCCCCCCGTCTGCTGATCGCCATCTCCGGGTAACCCGTGTCCGCCCATACTTCGGGGGCTGGGCGCCACTGGCCGTGGTCCGTCGCAACGTGCCGAGCACAGCCGAGTGCATCCGGGCGACACGGCGTCAACTGGCATGCCGCCGACGGCTCTTGGCCACCGGCCGAAAGGGGTGCCGGGCGGTCGTCCGGCGGCGAAAGTGGTCGCTGATCCGTCAGGTTGCGCCTGCGCCAGGCCGATCCCTCCTGGCACACTCCGGCCGTGATCCGTCCCAGCACCGACAACACGCGTTCCCGCACCGTTCACCGACACCGGCCACTGGAGACGCACATGCGAGTCCTCTTCACCACCGCGTCTCTGGCCGGTCACCTGCTCCCCCTCGTCCCCGTGGCCTGGGCCCTGCGGGCTGCCGGCCACGACGTGCTCCTGACGACCCGGGAGAATGCCGTTCCCATCGCCCTGCGGTCGGGACTGCCCGCCGTCTCGTGCGGTCCGGCCGCCGAGTTCACCGAGCTGGTCGACGGCGAGCCGCCGCCCCCGCCGCCGGACGGCATGAGCGGACAGCGCTACGCGCACGGCCACGCACTGGCGCGCATGGCGAGCGGAAGCCTGGCGGGGATCGGGAGACTCGCCCGGGCGTGGCGCCTTGACCTGATCGTCAGCGAACGCGCCGAGTCCGCCGGGCCGCTGACCGCGGCCGCCCTCGGCATTCCCTGGGTGCGGTACCACTGGTCGGTCTCCGACCTGCGCGAGTACCGCCACGCCGCCGACGTCGAACTCGCCCCGGAACTGGACCGGCTCGGCATCCCCGGTCCACCGGAGCCGGACCTCGTCCTCGACCCGTGGCCGCCGGGCCTGCGCCGGGCCCACGCCGTCGGTCACCTTGGCGTCCGGCATGTCGCCGCCAACGGTGACGCGGCCCTGCCGGACTGGCTGTTCGAACGGCGCGACAGGCCCCGGATCTGCGTGACGCTCGGCACCCTCCTGCCACGCTACGGGGCGACCGGCGCCCCCGCCCGCATGACAAACCTGATCAGTGAACTGGCCCGACTCGACGTCGAGTTGCTGATCGCCGTGGACGACGACATCGTCACGCGCCAACCGCCGCCGGCCTCCGCCGTACGGCACGCCGGACGGCTGCCGCTGGCCGATGTGCTGCCGACCTGCGACGCGGTGGTGACGCACGGCGGGCAGGGAACCGCGCTGACCGCGGTCGCCGCGGGCCGCCCGCAGGTGGTCGTACCGCACCTGGACGACCAGTTCGACAACGCCGAAGCGCTGTCCGCGGCGGGCGCTGCCGTGCTCATACCACCTTCGGACGTGACACCCGGGGCCGTATCCGCAGGCTGCGCCGAGCTGCTGGGAAACCCCGTGTACGCGAAGGCGACGGCCCGGCTCGCCGAGGACATGGCACTGATGCCGACGCCCGCAGACGCGATCGCCCTGCGTTACGCGACCGAGGACCTCGACATCGGCGGCATCGTCGTACGCAAGGGCGAGCAGGTGGTGGGGGGATCGGGGCCGCCGGACACGATCCGGACCAGTTTCCCGAGCCGGAGCGGTTCGACATCACCCGGGACCACCGCGCACCGCACGAGGCACACGTCGGGTTCGGCTTCGGCCCGCACTACTGCCTGGGCGCCGCCCTGGCTCACCAGGAGACCGCGGTCGCCCTCGACACCCTGTTCGACCGCTTCCCCGGCCTCGCCCTCGCCGTACCGCCGTCCGCGTTGGAACGGCAGTCCTTCCCGGGCGCCTGGCGTCTGAAGAGCCTGCCGGTCCGCCTCTGACCGTCCGGAGGGACGGACACCCTTGTGCCGTCCCTCCCCCACACCGCTTCGGCGATCAGGCGGTGGTGAACTCGGCGACGTGCCCGTTCCGCAGCGTCAGATGGGCGCCGTTGAAGCGGGACCGCATGCGCCGGTCGTGGGTGACGACGACGACCGTCCCCTGATAGCCGGTCAGTGCCTCCTCCAGTTCCTCGACGAGCGCGGGCGAGAGATGGTTGGTGGGTTCGTCCAGCAGCAGCAGGTCGACCGGCTCGGTCACCAGCCGGGCGAGCTCGATGCGCCGCCGCTGACCGTACGACAGGTCCTGCACCCTGTGCCGCAGGTCGTCCGGGCTGAACAACCCGAGAGAGAGCAGCGCCTCGGTGTGCTCGTCGAGGTGGCCGACCCGCCCGCTGCTGAACGCCTGAAGGACGGTCATCCCTTGCTGCCACGGCATCTGTTCCTGCCGCAGGTGTCCCACCCGGCCCGACACCCGCACCGATCCGCTGTCAGGTGACAGCTCTCCGGAGAGCACCCGCAGCAGCGTCGTCTTGCCTGCCCCGTTGGGTCCGGTGATCAGCAGCCGTTCACCGGACCCGAGGCGCAGGGAGTCGATGCCGAGCCGGTCCCCGACCCGGACACCGGTGAGTTCGGCCACCGTCTCCTGCTGTGCGGCCTCGGTGGTGATCTCCGCGGTGAAGGTGAGCGGCTCGGGCGGCGGCGCGACCGGGTTCTCGGTCAGCCGCGCGACTCGTTCCTTGGCGTTGCGGATCCGCACCATCGCCCCGTGGCCCCGCCCGCGCATGCGGAACTGTCCGGCGCCGAAGATGGCGAAGGGCAGCTTGCGCGGGATGGCGTCCAGGCGCGCCACGTTGGACGCGATCAGCCCGCGGCTGCGGTCCAGTTCGGCGCTCCACTGCTCGTACTCCAGCAGCCTGCGCTGCCGTTCCGCTGCCTTGGCCGCCAGGTAGCCCTCGTAGCCGTTGCCGTAGCGCACCACCTTTCCGGAGTCGATCTCCAGGATCGTGGTGGTGAGCCGGTCGAGGAAGAGCCGGTCATGGGTGACCGCCACAACCGTGCCGCGGTGCTTGCGCAGGTGTTCCTCCAGCCAGCCCACCGCCCGGTCGTCCAGGTCGTTGGTCGGCTCGTCCAGCAACAGCAACTCGGGCTCCGAGGCCAGAGTCGCGGCCAGGGCGAGGCGCGACCGCTCGCCACCGGACAGAGTGCCCAGCCTCCGGCCGCGGTCCAGCCCGGGCAGCCCGAGCCCGTGCAGCGCAATCTCCACGCGGGAGTCGGCCTCGTAGCCGCCCCGGGCCTGGTACCGGTCCACCAGCGCGGCGTAACTTTCCAGGAGGCCGGCGAGTTCGGGGTCCTGGCCCGCCTGGTACGGCCTTTCCGCCAGCTCGGCCTCGACCCGGCGCATACCCTCCTCCAGCTCCCGCAGGTCGGCCAGGGCCAGATCCACGGCGTCCTGGACCGTGGCGTCCAACGACAGCTCCAGTGTCTGGGCCAGATAGCCGACGCCACCGGGCGCGACCACCGTCAGTGCACCGTTGTCCGGTTGTTCCCGCCCGGCGATGAGCTTGATCAGCGTGGACTTTCCGGTTCCGTTGTCCCCGATGACACCGACCTTCTCGCCCGGCTTGATCGTGAAGCCGATCCGGTCGAGTACGACGTGGTCCTGGTAACGCTTGGTGATGTCATGCAGAGCGAGTTGCGCTGTCGACACGCAGAAGTCCTCCTGTATCTGGGTTGAGTGATGTCGCCGCGCACAGCAGACCGTGGGAAAACACAGACGGTCAGAACTCGCACCATCGGGAGCGGTTCCGTCCGGCGGAAACAGCGCATGACGAATGAATCGCAGCGCGTCCGTCTTCTCAGGCGTGCACGGCCAGGCGCGGTGACGGAGCCAAGCTCGACGTCCCACACCCTCGCGGACCACACATACCGGTCACAGAGAACCCATGTGCCCATTGTAGATGGCACGAAGCTGCACCGGCAACCGGTCCGGCAGGGACCTGGTGGGAGAGCCGGCCCTTCCTCCGGCCCTCCCACTCGGGTCACGGCTGGGGGTAGGCCCGCAGAGCGGACGCCAGTTCCGGCCCCACCCTCGCCTTCAGCAGGGTGCCCTGATCTGTGTGCTCGGCGGACAGCACCTCGCCCTCCCGATGGGCCCGCGAAACCAGGCCGCCCTCGGTGTAGGGCACCATGGCCTCGACCTCCACCTCGGGCCGCGGCAGCAGGATGTCGATGAAGTCCCGCAGTGCCTCGATACCGTCTCCGGTTCGCGCGGAGACCGCGATCGAGCCCGGTTCCGCCTCGAGCAGCCGGGACAGCACGTCCGGGTCGGCAGCGTCCGCCTTGTTGACGACCACGACCTCCCTGATCCCGCCCGCGCCGACCTCCGCCAGGACCTCCCGAACGGAGGCGAGTTGCGCCTCAGGTTCCGGGTGCGAGCCGTCCACGACGTGCAGCACCAGGTGCGCGTCCGCCACCTCTTCGATGGTCGAGCGGAACGCCTCGACGAGGTGGTGCGGAAGGTGCCGTACGAAGCCGACGGTGTCGGCGATGGTGTAGGAACGGCCGCTCGGGGTCTCCGCCCGGCGCACGGTCGTGTCCAGGGTGGCGAACAGCGCGTTCTCCACCAGCACTCCGGCGCCGGTGAGCCGGTTCAGCAGGGAGGACTTGCCGGCGTTGGTGTAACCCGCCAGGGCGACCGACAGCACCTTGTTGCGCCGCCGCTCCTCGCGCTTGATGTCCCGTCCGGTCTTCAACTGGGCGATTTCCCGGCGGAGTCGGGCCATCCGTTCGTGGATCTGCCGCCGGTCGGTCTCGATCTTCGTCTCACCGGGTCCGCGGGTCGCCATGCCGCCCCCGCCCCCGCCACCGCCGCCCATCTGACGGGACATCGACTGGCCCCAGCCGCGCAGCCTCGGCAGCATGTACTCCATCTGCGCCAGCGCCACCTGGGCCTTGCCCTCACGCGACTTCGCGTGCTGCGCGAAGATGTCCAGGATCAGCGCGGTACGGTCCACCACCTTGACGCGTACGACGTCCTCGAGGTGGACCAGCTGGCTCGGGCTGAGCTCCCCGTCGCAGACGACCGTGTCGGCACCGGTCTCCTCCACGATCTCCCGCAGTTCAGCGGCCTTGCCCGATCCGATGTAGGTCGCCGGGTCGGGCTTCTGCCGCCGTTGGATGACCCCGTCGCACACCAAGGCGCCCGCCGTCTCCGCCAACGCCGCCAACTCGGCGAGTGAGCTCTCGGCTTCGTCTGCGGAGCCCGACATCCAGACTCCGACGAGTACGACACGCTCCAGGCGCAATTGGCGGTACTCGACCTCGGTGACGTCGGCGAGTTCGGTGGAGAGTCCGGCGACCCGGCGCAGCGCGGCCCGCTCCTCGCGGTCGTACTGCTCACCGTCGAAGCTGTCGGGATCCGACATGAGTTGTTCGTCCATCAGGGCGTCCGCCCGCTGCTGACGTGCGGCGGAACCTTCGGGGTGGGTCATATGAGTCCTTTCTCGGGCAGGGACTGCTGGTGGAGCCCGGCGCGGGTGCGCTGCGGGCCCTCCTGGGGGGTGGCAGTTCCTACCGGTCGCGTGATCGTTGTCCGGCCGCTGCCCGAGGTCCGCTGTGGATGTCCGGGATGCGCGACAGCCCGTCAGACCCATCGACGGGTCTGACGGCAGGGCAAAGGCCAGAAGGAAAGAGAGGTGGACACCATCGGCGACAACGGACGGGCATACGAGCACCACGGCAGACGAGCCGGGCCCGGCGCTATGTCTCGCCGGAAGGCTCAGCCAAGGGCCGCTTGGGGCGTCGCGCCCAGCGCCGCGTCACAGAGGATCAATGCCGAATCTCACACGCTGTCGATCGTAGTAGCTTCTTCGGTCGACCGCATCCACCTTTCCCGGACGGCGAAAACCGGTCACCACACCTCACCCCCTCACCCTCCCCGGCCACCACAGGGAGCCCCGGTGGGCGGCCCAGTCATTGGTGGTGTCGGTCTCCGACCGGTTCAGTCGAGCCGTGATCACCTGGTCGAAGCCGTCCACGAAACACTCGTCACCCGCGCGCGGCTCCACCGCACGGTGCCGATGGTCAGCACCCCGGACAGCCACGGCGAACAGCCCCGCCCGGTCGGCTCCGTTGGAGCGCCCTACACGCAGGCGCTCGGGGAACCCGGCGGGCCTCCGGGCAGCGCGAGATCCCCAAGGTCGCGTTTCATACTCCGTCCTCCTTCCTCGACTTCCACCCCTGAAATCCCCGGCTTCCGCACCTCCGTCGCCTTTCGCTACCCAGCCAACACCAATCGCAATTACCAGGTGCGGCCTGGGACTCTGTCATCTTCGCGAAAGGAAAAGTCACTGTGCCAGATCCGTTCTTGCGACCCGCCGACACGGCCCGTAGCGTACGGAAAAGGAGACGAAGACTGGACAGTGGAGCATCGGTTCCGGGCTGTGGCGGAGGTGCTGGACGGCGTGGCGGAGCCACCTGGCCTCGGAGGTGAAGCCGAGCATGGCCTGCATCATCGCCAGTGTGACCAGTTCGGCGGCGGTGAGCTGAGGGGCGATTCCCACGGCCGGACGCCATGGCGCGAGATGCGCAGACGCCTTCAGCAGGTCGTAGGTCTTCACATGGAGTGCGATTGCGAGGGTGCCAACTCTGTCTTCACACACTGATGTTGGACGCCCTCGTCTCATGTGCGCAGCCGATCCCTTGAGGCCGATCATGCAGGTGGTACGGCTGCTACTGCTCCTTGGCGGAGGGCCGTCGCACCTCGAAGTGGAAGCATCCGTATTCCAGTGCCCTGACGTGTAGGAGCACCACGCACGGATCGTTGAACGCATCGTCGAAGGCTGCATCGAAGCCGGTCGTGGCGTCGGCCGCAATCTCCAGAAGGCGGCCACCTGCGATATGGCCCCGGGCGTCATAGCGGCGCACGGTACGCAGTGCGCCTGGCCGAGCGAAGGGGTAGTTCTCGCCGGGGGTGAACCCGCCGCAGTCATCGGCATGGATGAAGACGGGACCCTGTTCGTCGTACGCGCCCGGATCTGCACCCCTCGTAGCGGCC
Protein-coding sequences here:
- the car(A) gene encoding ABC-F type ribosomal protection protein Car(A); this encodes MSTAQLALHDITKRYQDHVVLDRIGFTIKPGEKVGVIGDNGTGKSTLIKLIAGREQPDNGALTVVAPGGVGYLAQTLELSLDATVQDAVDLALADLRELEEGMRRVEAELAERPYQAGQDPELAGLLESYAALVDRYQARGGYEADSRVEIALHGLGLPGLDRGRRLGTLSGGERSRLALAATLASEPELLLLDEPTNDLDDRAVGWLEEHLRKHRGTVVAVTHDRLFLDRLTTTILEIDSGKVVRYGNGYEGYLAAKAAERQRRLLEYEQWSAELDRSRGLIASNVARLDAIPRKLPFAIFGAGQFRMRGRGHGAMVRIRNAKERVARLTENPVAPPPEPLTFTAEITTEAAQQETVAELTGVRVGDRLGIDSLRLGSGERLLITGPNGAGKTTLLRVLSGELSPDSGSVRVSGRVGHLRQEQMPWQQGMTVLQAFSSGRVGHLDEHTEALLSLGLFSPDDLRHRVQDLSYGQRRRIELARLVTEPVDLLLLDEPTNHLSPALVEELEEALTGYQGTVVVVTHDRRMRSRFNGAHLTLRNGHVAEFTTA
- the hflX gene encoding GTPase HflX, producing MTHPEGSAARQQRADALMDEQLMSDPDSFDGEQYDREERAALRRVAGLSTELADVTEVEYRQLRLERVVLVGVWMSGSADEAESSLAELAALAETAGALVCDGVIQRRQKPDPATYIGSGKAAELREIVEETGADTVVCDGELSPSQLVHLEDVVRVKVVDRTALILDIFAQHAKSREGKAQVALAQMEYMLPRLRGWGQSMSRQMGGGGGGGGGMATRGPGETKIETDRRQIHERMARLRREIAQLKTGRDIKREERRRNKVLSVALAGYTNAGKSSLLNRLTGAGVLVENALFATLDTTVRRAETPSGRSYTIADTVGFVRHLPHHLVEAFRSTIEEVADAHLVLHVVDGSHPEPEAQLASVREVLAEVGAGGIREVVVVNKADAADPDVLSRLLEAEPGSIAVSARTGDGIEALRDFIDILLPRPEVEVEAMVPYTEGGLVSRAHREGEVLSAEHTDQGTLLKARVGPELASALRAYPQP
- a CDS encoding HipA family kinase; this translates as MMREVTATRYIEPLRAGGSVPGVVEADDLGTYVVKFTGSAQGRKALVAEVVVGELARALGLRFPELVLVHFDPATGAHEPHQEVQDLLHASAGLNLGMDYLPGAKDFTPETAASFDVDPLEAGRIVWLDALTVNVDRTTHSSNLMVWPTFGIAPPRLWLIDHGAALVFHHRWDLSAPEKAYDFRRHALGRYAPDTRAADAELAPRVTRELLREVLAEVPDAWLEVEGNFTTPDEVRDAYVTYLHARVQASESWLPTDFPGHEELAAEDARRAAKTQRDRPNWLKRVPDLHGKPAAEQDWSVHLG
- a CDS encoding DUF1203 domain-containing protein is translated as MTRYTVLPVDAAVLKELRIVDDAGRPCASYIATGDDVGSPLRCCLRPITLGERIALVSYAPLRRWAATRGADPGAYDEQGPVFIHADDCGGFTPGENYPFARPGALRTVRRYDARGHIAGGRLLEIAADATTGFDAAFDDAFNDPCVVLLHVRALEYGCFHFEVRRPSAKEQ
- the aceB gene encoding malate synthase A, with the protein product MSAPAPSPLAIVDAEPLPRQEEVLTDAALAFVAELHRRFTPRRDELLARRAERRAEIARTSTLDFLPETAAIRADDSWRVAPSPAALNDRRVEITGPTDRKMTINALNSGAKIWLADFEDASAPTWENVVLGQVNLADAYTRNIDFTDPKSSKSYALKADAELATVVMRPRGWHLNERHLQLDGEQVPGALVDFGLYFFHNAQRLIDLGKGPYFYLPKTESHLEARLWNDVFVFAQDYVGIPQGTVRATVLIETITAAYEMEEILYELRDHASGLNAGRWDYLFSIVKNFRDGGAKFVLPDRNAVTMTAPFMRAYTELLVRTCHKRGAHAIGGMAAFIPSRRDEEVNKVAFEKVKADKDREAGDGFDGSWVAHPDLVPIAMASFDAVLGDRPNQKDRLREDVHVEAADLIAVDSLKASPTYDGLVNAVQVGIRYIEAWLRGLGAVAIFNLMEDAATAEISRSQIWQWINAGVEFEHAGSTVTATPELARKVAAEELADIRAEIGEEAFAAGHWQQAHDLLLTVALDDDYADFLTLPAYEQLNG
- a CDS encoding cytochrome P450 yields the protein MTRDHRAPHEAHVGFGFGPHYCLGAALAHQETAVALDTLFDRFPGLALAVPPSALERQSFPGAWRLKSLPVRL
- a CDS encoding nucleotidyltransferase family protein; the encoded protein is MTEKPDQVPDQMAGLLLAAGGGRRLGGRPKALLEHRGRLLIEHAADALRAAGCGPVHVVLGARADDVRKLAVLPGCVLVDNPEWAEGMGSSLRAGLASLRGTGARACLVSLVDQPGIGPEAMARVLAAYTSEESLAAASYDGKRGHPVLFGSAHWAGVAAAAVGDRGARDYLRAHDDAITLVECGDVALPYDIDTPTDLDRLE
- a CDS encoding SelT/SelW/SelH family protein yields the protein MTDTQTVEIEMDAVHRVEIEYCTQCRWLPRAAWLAQELLTTFETELTELSLRPGTGGVFVVRVNDEVVWDRREQGFPEPTAVKRLVRDRVAPDKSLGHSEK